One region of Lampris incognitus isolate fLamInc1 chromosome 4, fLamInc1.hap2, whole genome shotgun sequence genomic DNA includes:
- the LOC130111367 gene encoding ATP synthase F(0) complex subunit C3, mitochondrial-like: MYSCAKFVSTPSLVRAGSRALCRPLSAAVVTGPDARRVEGTSVLLPQSIVASQQQMVLRGFQTSAVSRDIDTAAKFIGAGAATVGVAGSGAGIGTVFGSLIIGYARNPSLKQQLFSYAILGFALSEAMGLFCLMVAFLILFAM; encoded by the exons GTCCGTGCAGGGTCTCGGGCTTTGTGCAGACCTCTCTCAGCAGCGGTTGTGACAGGACCAGATGCCAGGAGAGTGGAG GGTACTTCAGTCCTGCTGCCACAAAGTATTGTGGCATCCCAGCAGCAAATGGTACTGCGGGGATTCCAGACGAGTGCTGTGAGCCGTGACATTGACACTGCTGCCAAATTCATTGGCGCAGGTGCCGCCACTGTAGGAGTGGCTGGATCAGGAGCCGGCATTGGAACAGTGTTCGGTAGCCTTATCATTGGATATGCCAG GAACCCATCACTGAAGCAGCAGCTGTTCTCCTATGCCATCTTGGGATTTGCTCTGTCTGAAGCCATGGGTCTCTTTTGTCTTATGGTTGCTTTCCTCATTCTGTTCGCCATGTAA